The genomic window GTGTGCAATCATCATATTTTAGTATTTGTTTTCTAAGCAATTACGCACTACTAAtctaaacttattatttatgttatgttaCTTCACTATTGCCTAGTATTATTCCTAATATTTAAACCACTTAATCTATTCTTACATTATGAAGTACCGTTGTATTTTGTTCAGAAACCCTCGTAATTTGTGttagatttttcagaaaaaaaaattgcttgtaATATATATAGTCTCATAAATAGTGAACAGCAGACAAATTATGGATAGAGGATGAGAATGGAATTATTAGACGAGAAATTCTCTTAGTGTTTTTTTATCCGATGCAACGACTTGAAGCTTGGTTAATATCGTTTTCGCTTTTAGGAATTTCTCTATTAATATTAGAcaaactgaaattttcatattaaacaaAGTcgtagaaaatgaaatttattacaatatattttcagattattttttcgcttagtttaatatttacagagtttacgtttaaacttctggaaataattttttcagtaaaaaatcAAGTATTTAGAATGTTAAACCTAAATTCTCGGTTAGTATTAAATGTTCTGATAGtaaattggtaaattttatttcctacttattgtaaaaatttgaggttttccaatatttaatcgagaaatacttaaaattaaccGTCTTAGAATTCCATCCTATATCCACCATTTTTCTCATGTACATTATTATTGGAACATCCTGTTTGATAAAGCTAAGAAATTACTAGCAAAAGGCGAAAGTAAGCAAATTGAAATatcatttccataaattttgcttaatttttttttggtttttcaactaaaaccatttttaattcgAGATATTTCCAATAGAATTGGGATACAGGATTAACTCCTTATTTGCATAGTCGGATTTtcgtttttaacttttattatttaataattttatttggagatttaaaagtttattattaaatatattattatttatagaaaatatatttaacctaatttgtgttttattttttgtctagtCGTAACCGCAGAAAAAATGTCCGGGGCTGCTATGTACGAGTTAGTACGTGTAGGATACTATGAATTAGTGGGTGAAATTATTCGTTTAGAGGGTGATTTAGCTACTATTCAAGTATATGAAGAGACATCAGGTGTAACTGTTGGCGATCCCGTGTTACGTACGGGTAAACCATTGTCTGTTGAACTTGGACCTGGTATTATGGGTAGTATTTTTGATGGTATCCAACGTCCGTTAAAAGAAATTTGCGAAATGAGTCAAAGTATTTATATACCGAAGGGTGTAAATATTCCTGCATTAAATAAGAAATCTGCATGGGAATATTCACCTGATTCAAATATTAAGGTAAAATACCATTCTTATAATTTCTAAAGAGCTGAATCGAAACACGACTTCCAAGTTTCTTTATCACGAAAGGTTTCTGAAATACTTTATcctaaaaaagtgaaaatctttttggatataattgaaattatgttacatcttcgataatattttccCACAAAGTGCTTTGcggaaatttacaataatactcTCTTTGAAATTCACACTAAATTTATCCATTTGGAAATCATACGAcgtttataaaaacttaaaaagttataTAGAGGCTTTCAAATGTAatgaaaaaactaataataaaatttcttgcaAACCTGACCTAATAGAGCAGCTATCAGATTATATATCAAATTGAGATTCAGCACATTGAGGCTCTTCCAATATTcatgttttgttataaaacgtTTATCAATTAGAacaatagataattttaaaccgtttttaattttttttttttcagattggATCTCATATTACTGGAGGTGATATTTTTGGTATTTGCTACGAAAATACtttgattaaacaaaaattaacattgaaTCCACGTGCAAAGGGAACTGTTACATATATTGCTCCACCCGGAAGCTATAATATTAcggtaattttattttcgaaaattgtatgtaaaatttcaaagttgccATTTTTATCGATCAAGTCTTACTGttccatattatattaaaaaaaatgataatagaaCCTATCTAAAAAATGGgcgattttgaaatttaatacatGTAGCAGTATCGTCATTAACttgataattgataattttaaaatctttgtaTTATGattcataaatgtttattaatctTGTAGGATGTAGTTTTGGAGACAGAATTCGATAATGAAAAAACATCACATACCATGTTACAAGTATGGCCAGTACGGCAACCACGACCTGTTACTGAAAAATTACAAGCAAATCATCCACTATTAACTGGACAACGTATTCTTGATTCATTGTTTCCATGTGTTCAAGGTGGTACAACTGCTATACCCGGGGCTTTCGGTTGTGGTAAAACTGTAATTTCTCAAGCGTTATCAAAATACTCCAACTCAGATGTTATTATTTACGTTGGGTAAGTTACTGAAAAGTCATCAACATAAATAGATTATCTACTGGGCTAAGTGACTAACTAACTTGGAAGTTTTTATAACTTGTGACCTGAAATTCAAAGGTCAATCTATTCTGATTTGATAGAAAACGAATACTTAAACTGCATGTTTCCATCTTTTAACCGCAAAGTTGAATTGGTGTAAAAGAGATTGGCATTAAAGAGAATGACTTGTAGGCTTTTGTTCCATTTTAAATACCTATCCAGcgatagataattttttttattttatttttaaaaacctatcTAGCGATACCCTATAcaatagattttgaaaaaatttgcacCATTCAATTAGATTCGAAAAAAGAttctttatattcataaaacttgtaaatgaaaatttttaggagCGGGCATAAATGATCTAAATCGGTGATGACATACACACCTGTATTAAAATACTGTTtcttaatatttctaagcattaaaaattttagactaaacttagtatatatttcttatatgcAAAGtgtaaaaaggtattttttcacTGTCACTGTCACTGGTCACTGGGAAAAACCACATCTGTGAAAGGTTTCTCAATcgcatatttttaacaataaaatgagctatttgaaaataaataaaaaaatttttttacagttgcGGTGAACGTGGTAATGAAATGTCTGAAGTATTACGTGATTTCCCGGAATTGACAGTTGAAATTGATGGTGTAACAGAAAGTATTATGAAACGTACAGCTTTAGTAGCAAATACCTCTAACATGCCTGTCGCTGCTCGTGAAGCTTCTATTTATACTGGTATCACATTATCTGAATACTTCAGAGATATGGGTTACAATGTATCTATGATGGCTGATTCAACATCACGTTGGGCTGAAGCCTTGAGAGAAATTTCTGGACGTTTAGCTGAAATGCCTGCCGATTCTGGTTATCCAGCTTACTTAGGTGCACGTTTAGCTTCATTTTATGAACGTGCTGGGCGTGTTAAATGTTTGGGTAATCCAGAACGTGAAGGTTCAGTATCAATTGTTGGTGCTGTATCACCACCTGGTGGTGATTTCTCAGATCCCGTTACATCAGCTACATTGGGTATTGTACAAGTATTTTGGGGTTTGGATAAAAAATTGGCACAACGTAAACATTTCCCATCTGTAAACTGGCTTATTTCTTACTCGTAAGTTTGattaaatttacagaattatttaaaCTGTTTAATGAAATGCTTTTTTCCTCAGGAAATATTTACGTGCATTGGATGActtttatgacaaaaatttccAAGATTTTATCCCACTTCGTACAAAAGCCAAAGAAATTTTACAAGAAGAAGAAGATTTATCCGAAATTGTACAGTTGGTCGGTAAAGGTAGTTTAGCTGAAACTGATAAAATAACCCTTGAGGTTGcaaaattgattaaagaagaTTTCTTACAACAAAACAGGTAATAATTTCTCTATTTTCGTTTCTGTATTGATCAGTTTCAAATGAGAATATTGTGTGACATATTTCCCGTGTTTGCGAACCGAACCCACTGTAAGCGTTCATAATtgatatacaaacattaaacaTACTGCCGTGGTTAATGTATGGATATCAATTGTAAACGATTATGGAAAATATATCAccgttaagaaatatttttattacttatttaaaatccgtggtttatacttttttttaattaacaccgCATATTCTGTATGCTCTCTACAATTTCATTagcatacattttattatatcactatgtatttcgaaaaaaaccTAAGTGGTACATTATGTTAAATGCAatactaaagttttttttttttttaaattctagttATTCGTCATACGATCGATTCTGTCCATTCTACAAAACTGTTGGTatgcttaaaaatatgattgcATTTTACGATATGGCCCGACATTCAGTTGAATCAACTGCCCAATCTGAACATAAGATCACCTGGAATATAATTCGAGACTCCATGAGCCAATTGTTATATCAATTAAGTAGTATGAAATTCAAAGATCCAGTAAAAGATGGTGAAGCTAAAATTAAAGCTGAATATGATCAATTGTACGAAGATATTCAACAAGGTTTTAGAAACTTGgaagattaaattatttaaaatcgtgGTAGCagaaaaagctaaaaataacacaaacacAAATGTACTACTACTTATATTGACTTActcattatcataattattatcactgatcaaattttatctttttcatcaTCAGAGAAAATCAAACAGCGAATAAAtcagtattaattttatttttattctttttggtttgatttatttcataaattatgaaagaaattaatattctttgataatttttcaccCGTACTAAACCGCCTGTTTGATGAAAAATTAGTCAGATCacgtgttttcaaaatttattttttagatacttTAGGggttgttattttgttattcattCGTTAGATGGCTGCTAAAATTTCATTGCTATGTTCTTCCCTAGTGATAGTTTTGATTACCgccatattgtttaaactacCGTTGTTGTCTTAACTTTCACTAAAGGATATGCTTTTTAAATGCTGTTTTTAAAAATCGGATCTTGTACATagtttaactaaataaaaatcacGTGATCGAAATTTATAACAAACgtgcacaacaaaattaatgatttttcgctataatgtaatataatttattgtaaatagttttcaattgttagtacaaaaaaaatttaataatctccattttatttttgtgtttttttcacaaaaattttataatttgtaaaatagcaCACCcctaattttcttttcattatatcaTATTAGTATATAGTAGTGCGCATgcgtatatatataaattctcAAAGAAACCGATAGCAGAAGAAAAGTGCAATCAACATCTATCACAGGATGATTTCCCTTTCAGATATTATCGCGTATATTATCATCTCACGAAGCCAGAATTTTTGCTACTAGTTAGCGTACACGTATAATAAAACCGAAAAGTTTCTTGCCGCAAATAAAGGtccaaaaattaagttaataagATGATAAATTGTATGCGATGCATCTGATAATATACATTCTTTGCTTGTCATAATCAatcatttgtttaataaaaagtatttcgcGGACAATAAAAATGAGtgttttcttcaaataatttttcgcaGAAATATTTgtcttattttgttttgaattatttgtttctgcatttaattttaattgaaacatttttcaattttaatagtttttaattgtttaaaatgtttattttatcttaatacttttggtatttttatcatgttttttGTTGTCACCccccaaaaacaaatttttctgcaAATATTATTGAAAGATAAGCTGAGGAGTAGTTAAAAGTGAGATgatcttttatttgaaaaattgttaaattttaaaaatactcaaatttataatatgaaagaAAAGTCGAAATGCATTTCTCCCACTTTTTACGGCTCTCAGTTGTAGTTTAAATTCatcttaatataaattttatgatcgCATGTAGATagttaaaaattgtagaaacaataaataaaaagttctcTTGTGTaatatattaatgtataaatttaaaatcacaaaaaaaaaaaacaaaaaaatatatttaaaaaaatctgttatTGGGTGATGGATTATTTTTCTTCgttgtgtttaaaaaatttataattatattgaaaaataataattattgtattatataatgttataattataCCTACCATtccagaaaatataaataaataggaataaaatatagataaaaatatatttaaaaaaagaaaaacagttttatattcACTAATCATATCATTCCCGTTTTTCCTTTTAGGTGACATTCTtttgattattaaaacaattcctACCAGCCATCACAaccattgttataaaaattatcgctaatttttatatttgccaTTATAGATATCAGTTATCATCGTGATTCCGTAACACCATTTCTATTAATAAAGTGATTCTTTATGCGCCCTAGCGTCTAATTGCCTACGTCACCTAAAAGGAACAGCaggattcaatttttattcttgaACCAGCTTGTTGCATCCGGTACCTAAATCTTGACTTGAATAGAAGATTTTACGCTTTTGAAGATTCGATCTTGGGGAATCTAAGTAGCTATGACCCTTCTTTTTTATTGGAACCAGTAATTTAATAAAGCTGATATATTATAAGAGACATGATTGCTTTGATCCtaagaaatttgttttcttgttaacgatacatgtttttataattagttttagaAACTCCATTATTACAGATTATGaagatttaacaaaaatttaagtgcTTTTATAATAATCGATACTCGAATTATCTATAGAACCAaccaatattgtttttaatggatttaaaatttaaaccttaAAGGTTTTTCCTGTCTACTTAAAGAAAACTCATCTAATCGATGTtggtattttgaaatattcgatTAACCTTTGGGAATAAACAATACGGAAATGAGATTTTCAAACTAATCGCGAGAGCTAGTAGTTAATttgacaattataattttaaaagtcccAAAAATAATAGATTTCATACTTGTAAGACATATACGGTTAAAACAACAGGAATGTAAAAGTAGATGAAGTCGTTTCAGCGTCCAGAATAAACCTGTACATAGTTCGATCAAAAAGGCGTTTTGATCGTTCTACGGTGTTTATGTACGTTATACGTTATTAACTATGACATTATTACATAAGTCATGGGATCTACTAATGTAATGTCATTGACGAAATATGATTAATTCTAGAGTACAAAATAAGACATTGATAAAGAGTAGTGTCCGAACGAAAGTCCATTACTGGCCGAAGCCAATTAATCGGCTATCACCATAACCTTCGGTCGATTGGCTAAAACCTACGACTAAcataaatgatttaatattgaatgtattaaaggtaatttaaatcaTCACTAAAAGTTGATCTAGGgataaaaaattaccttgaaagtttgtaacaaataataacatttcGGCTTTAGCCGGTCTTCGGATGCGGCCGGATTTAAAATGGTACCTCTTGATCAATATTCGGGTTGTATATCAAagcacaatattatttttatttaacagatTAATGTTGCAATTTCAAGATTATTGTGAATGAAAATTTgagtacatttatttttttagttgagCCCTTTGACAGTGCATTTAAGTGTCCGACAAATATcttaaaacatgtttttcaaaaataaaactaccGATAAACccgtaataataaaaaaatcaacgaaattttaaataatactattttgtGGAATTAATTCACTTCGATTCTTCCATTTGATAAAAGATGCAAAGAATCATTCCCTTCTTTATCGGGAGTTTTAAATTGATGTATTGTATTgttgattgttttaaataaataatttgaatttaatattgattttttgtcaAAGAAAACCTAATACAAGACAAATTTtggttattttgttaatttgaaagttggaattttttggtcctaagaaatattttgttcaaatatgCCTGAAATACGATAAATAATTAAGCATTGAAttgagtttaaatatttaaaaaaaaatttattaacgacGTACATATATGCAAAGATAAAAACGTTTAAGTTCTTAAAGTTGcctatatttgttttaatatataaaatagagaATAGAACGTATAAGTCTCTGTCATTATATTTTGCTATGGTCTCCATTCTCTGCTCACACAAAGTTCTACAAagaggaaaatattttctaaatattctaagaaatattttcttcaaatatgcttgaaatacgataaaaaattaagcattgaattgagtttaaatatttaaaaaaaattttattaacgacgtacatatatgcaaaaataaaaacgtttaaGTTCTTAAAGTTGcctatatttgttttaatatataaaatagagaATAGAACGTATAAGTCTCTGTCATTATATTTTGCTATGGTCTCCATTCTCTGCTCACACAAAGTTCTACAAagaggaaaatattttctaaatattctaagaaatattttcttcaaatatgcttgaaatacgataaaaaattaagcattgaattgagtttaaatatttaaaaaaaaatttattaacgacgtacatatatgcaaaaataaaaacgtttaaGTTCTTAAAGTTGcctatatttgttttaatatataaaatagagaATAGAACGTATAAGTCTCTGTCATTATATTTTGCtatggtttaaaatattttctaattattctaagaaatattttcttcaaatatgcTTGAAATACGATAAAAAATTAAGCATTGAATAgagattaaatatttaagagaTTTCATTAACGACttacatatatgtaaaaaaaaacgtttcagtttttaaatatgtgtttCAATTCATAAAATAGAGAATGGAACGTATAGGTCTCtgtcattatattattttatggtcTCCATTCTCTGCTCACACAAAGTTCTACACCGAGGAAAAAACACAATCTTTATTTCTACAACCTTTACCTCTTAAAATACGCTTTATTAGTTAAAAAGGTTGTGgagtttgattttttgttttatatctatggatttttgaattacattttgttCAGTATTATATACTTTTCTCAGATTGTTTAGGCAACACGAAGTACAGTGATGTAAactatctatataaaaaattctttgtatGACCGGATTTATTCAGCCATGGACACTATCACATGTCCATGTCTTCAGCATTCAATTAGTTCAATCTTACCCCGATCTTTTCTATAAAAGCACTATTTTTTCTACAAGCATATAGCAGTATCTATGCCATTTATTTCGGCTAGTAAATCATATTTCAAcgttaaaagcgaccttaaatttaaaaaaaaatctttgatcgtttttcctttattattcaattattgattCTTTGTGGATCATTCTCTGTGGATCTCATTCAAGGGAGAGAAGCCTGATAATAACTACACCTCTACCCTCTCCATTGCTAAAAGATtgggttttaatttatttaacgacAACAGGTGTATAACAAGTAGTGTTAAAACGtagattaataaaatcaattgagTTGAAAGCCTCCCGTCTACTCTTTTATGAAGTTAAGAAAGTTAATATAGAGTAAAATTTGAGAGAGCCAAAATAATTAGATGAATGACTAAAAGggtttagatattttattagaaaaatataagttattgaatatcaaatttgaaatcaaatgTGCACCTTTGATATTTAATTGTCAATGAATTTGCACACTTTGACTTTTTAATGTGTGGATGTAAAAAGGTGATATAAAACGAGTAATAGGGCCTTTGGGCTTTTTACGAGCATgattaaaattctaatttatcgCATTTAACTATTTACTATATGACAAACCAATTTTGTGGGTTCGATTAAGCTGATAGACATAAAATCATTGAATGCCAAAACTAGCAATACGGCCGTAGTTGACCgatatcgaatttgccacattatAGCCAtgcaaaaatgtaaaagtagacgTAATACcacaacaaaatttgaaaattcaattaaaattgattaaaaaatgaagttataagcattccaAGACTGTTGCCCGTCTCTTCCAGGCAAAACAGAGTTTCATATTTAATCTCTACAGTAACACCGTGCAATGACGTCACATCTATAtgttcctctttgtttaattaggagttttaaacgttcatattatGCAAACTTCTAAAGgttttcaaaaaccaataacttttttttgtccgTGTCCTGGTACAATATTTTAAGGAGaatgatgaaaaataataatatgtatgaaatattcTAGAACAAATTGAGctaatgtatattaaaattacgtaatcataaaacaatattgaaaagattggatttatttataagaaatacgTAAATTACAACTTCAATTGATAACAGCTAATGAACTTGTAAATACATTACATCGGGTACTtcctattttttataattaaaaagatttttgactTGAAAATTCAAGGTTCACTTAAGATTAAATTATACGAATGGCTTTTATCATCATGTCTGTGAACTAATACCatctatttatgaaaaaatttgttcgcAATTGATCGACGAATTTTTGCTTGTAAAAGGATACAGCAAAGTAaggaaaaaagttcaaaattcaaTACCCTTCTAAATACTCTTTAGAATATTTGGCTTCGCTCGCGCTATAAAAAGAAGGGAAGACAAGGGCACTGGTAAAGGATCTACTAAGTAATAAggccaaaataattttaacaatttttttcacaaggATTCATATGTACGACGATTGGAAATTTTAGTCCGTTATCTTCATGACTCATGATAAAATCTCGATAAAATCAATTTCTCTCAAATACTTTCCGCCAAAATGGTGTGTACCGAAGTGGAGGGCGAGGATAAGTAGCTGCCCCGCTATGACTCATCCACATGAATTGTACCCACATGAACTTGGCTTGCTCATTGTTAAGAATATTGTTGTATTTTACTGATTTAACCAACTCCTACT from Chrysoperla carnea chromosome 2, inChrCarn1.1, whole genome shotgun sequence includes these protein-coding regions:
- the LOC123293865 gene encoding V-type proton ATPase catalytic subunit A, which codes for MSNLPKLGNEERESKYGYVFGVSGPVVTAEKMSGAAMYELVRVGYYELVGEIIRLEGDLATIQVYEETSGVTVGDPVLRTGKPLSVELGPGIMGSIFDGIQRPLKEICEMSQSIYIPKGVNIPALNKKSAWEYSPDSNIKIGSHITGGDIFGICYENTLIKQKLTLNPRAKGTVTYIAPPGSYNITDVVLETEFDNEKTSHTMLQVWPVRQPRPVTEKLQANHPLLTGQRILDSLFPCVQGGTTAIPGAFGCGKTVISQALSKYSNSDVIIYVGCGERGNEMSEVLRDFPELTVEIDGVTESIMKRTALVANTSNMPVAAREASIYTGITLSEYFRDMGYNVSMMADSTSRWAEALREISGRLAEMPADSGYPAYLGARLASFYERAGRVKCLGNPEREGSVSIVGAVSPPGGDFSDPVTSATLGIVQVFWGLDKKLAQRKHFPSVNWLISYSKYLRALDDFYDKNFQDFIPLRTKAKEILQEEEDLSEIVQLVGKGSLAETDKITLEVAKLIKEDFLQQNSYSSYDRFCPFYKTVGMLKNMIAFYDMARHSVESTAQSEHKITWNIIRDSMSQLLYQLSSMKFKDPVKDGEAKIKAEYDQLYEDIQQGFRNLED